DNA sequence from the Coffea eugenioides isolate CCC68of chromosome 9, Ceug_1.0, whole genome shotgun sequence genome:
CGCCATCACCTATGTTTGCAAATAACATTGCAAAAGTAAGTACGCATCACGAAGAAAACAAGGCTAAAGGCTAAACTCAAGGATAAAACCCTAGCCTATCATATCAAGCACTCAATCTACCTAGATCAATcataacctaggctctgataccacctgtgacgaccccacctccccctaaggcgtaccagagggttcggcggaccgcctgcccagctctcgccaggactcactcactcgaatcaCGTGCACACAACCATGAACCATagataacattcacaattcaagcttataatttacattgatcgAATTCAGGGTACAAAGTCTCGATATCTTAAACTAGTTCAaaagtatacaatccaagtaccaAAATGTTCCATTctaggaatagcgcgagtacaaaaccaaaattcaaaacaaagtctaaagtaactagactacgctagcctttaCACTTCTCACGCTTctctcgtacccctgtaaggaaaacaaactaatagggtgagccgaagcccagtgaagttccaaatataaAATTGGCCAACAAAGCGAAGAATAACAtagtaatagtgaaatagcgagcaaacaagtcaaatcaaGGGAAAAGTACTTCAACTAGCCAAGTAATATCATGTTCGCATTCATATATAAGGATACAGTATTCACGTCTCGGTTCTATTCCAGCTTGATCAATTAGtagtcgacactccgtcaactttcaaataataacaaatccaaaataaaactTCACTACACGCCAATccccgtccaccaatcaaccccccttttttttttcgggcccgcacgccacacgaaacacgggtggtaatactcgagtataccggatcGCCGAGGAGATAACAATCCACTCGACTTAACTagtgacccagggttcgttatctaatcgaccaggcccttgccggctcgactcgattaactagcctcagggtttctggaattccaggcaataTATATTTCAAGTACATGTAAAACAAGTCAAGTATATTCAAGTCAAGTCAAGTATATCCAATAGCAAGAACAAGTTATTTTAaggcaagtgcggtaaagtacacccttgccctatcATTCATTTTCACGTATTCATACAAGTCAAGTAGGGGGCACACGTAACAAGTACAATCgaatatttggaagcactcaccacaaTGGTGCTCCTAGTTCTCGCGTCgaggtggtactccgggtttggagtccaaatctgcgagaaaatttcagtttgagaactttgaaacacgagtagaATTCGAAACTTAAATgttccgttcattaagaatcgaccaattgaaattcatttgaaagacactcgtgaaaacttgctcgcttttcaaatcataaggttttgtaACATAGATGCTTGGAAAtaatacttgagttgaaagtacaaggaaattcaagtttacattggccattaagtcttttcctcaagggtacaagttcggccaagtcttAACATATACACTCGAGACACATAGTAGCAAAGGtactcgctagttcaagtgataatcacttaatcttcactcaagtcgctaatatagttttctagtcctcgagtaaaaattcgggcagcatgccctttgtgtttacctaattttccagccatttaggcttcattatttttctcaaacacaacccaacatcatacatatcaacaatttatgtcaagagccgttccataggctcacaatatcataataataagattcacatcaatagcaagtgcagaaattccatgtagccaaaagacagatttgacgtataaaagcggaaataacttatccgaggctacgcttatcggattaaggcgaaacctatgccctttcgaagctaagatatagaGCTACAATGTtaatgaaggtcacttagtccagtttctaatgtaacttggtcaaattctcgaattactaaaccagaaaccaattcgtcggctatttaaacgcagaacactgtaatggtcataactcagtgtacacaagtccgaatcaggtgttcttagaggcattttgaagctacttcagaacactacaactttaatgttttggcccagagctaaatcagaatggatcctggtcaacaAACgcgataaactggacttaactgaagaaacggactgctgggaaatacttagaacattaagggtattttggacttttcacgtcctacgttgctccgattgagctgaaattttgtaggcacctataaaatgccattccctacaacttttattctttgaactaaggccaattcggcctttatcacatagatacaaattcggacagaatgttgggaaaattttccagattttggaattttgagtttctagtgcaactttccttaatttcttggtctaatcactaccacaacaccttataaaacttcaattgcaacatataagcatcttacaacaatttgggcagaatttccacaagccctagttcatcaaataaattggggaaaacttctaaaacatgctCATCATCCATGATCTCACCACAAGAGCAAGTTGCcaagcttaatttaacaaaattgaaagtaaaacttagagagataagctctcttaccttgactagaagtcactacaagtagcccaagctttctcttccaaaaatcacaccacaagccactagctaatcactcaaggacaagtttaatcggtttactttgtttgttttctcactaagttgttggatttgatgatgaaatggaatgttttcctttgggttttctctcctctctctctcggccagcaccagcagaaatgaagaagaaattggctaagtgttggagttaaatggatGGTAATGATCTTGGTTaagaagccatgaggtggtgacaagtgtcaccaccaccacctcttttttttttttctctttctttcttgcctttcttggccactaatttcggtcaagcttgctacaatttaagaagatattatgtacaaaagtcaacaaacttgttgggtaagaaaaatggtggtcaagtagtgcgttcaatcggtaatgcgcgggacccgccggatcgcgccgtttttcttaaaaactcacgtactagggtttttacttcccattcactaaccttatatccttgccactagtcacatattatttctcacttaaaagtcacttttaatccctaaattaattcttactctgtaccgaaaattcatccggctaaaaatcgcgaaaaccctaatttcgctccaaacttgaaactgaagcgtaaaaccctattttctaggtttatttacacttagagtgaaatatttgggtagtggcctttgataaatactaattttcaaataaaagggtatttttgaggaaaaatacaaggaatttgcgagtcctcacattctctcccccttaaaagaatttcgacctcgaaattcatacctttagtCGTGAACAGGTCGGggtatttctcttgcatgtcttTTTCTAgctcccaagttgcttcttccacttcatgatgcttccaCAGAACCTTTACTAAAGGAATCTGCTTGGTTCTCaggtccttcacctttcgatccaatATTTGAATAGGTCGTTCTTCATAGGTTAGGGACTCGTCAAGTTCGACATCTTCaggtggcaaaatgtgagttggatccggatgatatttcttaagcaaagaaacatggaaaacgtcatggatccTAGACAAACTAGCTGGTAGCTCAAGTCGATAAGCCACTTTTCCTATTCGCTGAAGTACATTGAAAGGTCCTATATatcgtggttgcaactttttcccttttcctgatCTGATCTTCCCTTTTAATGGTGTAATCCGAAGAAACACCTTGTCCCCcatttcaaactccaagtctttcctTCTATGATCGGCATAGCTTTTCTGAcggctttgggctgtttgaagcCTCTGGCGAATCATTTTTACTTTCTCATAcgcttcctcaacccatggtattgtggTCGGATCTATcacttttctctctcctacttccTCCCAATGGATTGGAGATCGACATCTTCGTCCATACAATGTTTCAtacggggccatttgaatagaggaatgGTAACTATTGTTATACGCAAACTCAACCAAAGTTAAGTATTGGCTCCAACTTCCTCTAAAatccacaatacaggctctcagtatatcctcaagagtttggatggttctctcagattgtccatcagtttgtggaTGATACGCTGTACTGTAactcaatttagtccctaaagcCTCTTGTagtttctgccaaaatcgagatacaaatCTGGGGTCTCTATCCGATACGATATTCACTGGTACCCCATGTAATCTCACTACCTCATCCATATACAGTTtagcaagtttctccaaaggatATTTCATGTTCATTGGTAGAAAATGTGCAGTCTTAGTTAATCTAtcaactattacccaaattgcatcatgccccttttgtgttcgtggcaaTCCTGAcacaaaatccatcgttatgtgctcccatttccattcagggatctctaaaggctgtaacaaACCTAACGGCTtttgatgttcagcttttacttgttggcacgtaagacatTTTTGCACAAACTGGGCAATTTCCGCCTTCATAttttcccaccaatacagacttctAAGATCTCggtacatcttattattccCTGGGTGTACTGTATACCTAGAGCAAtgtgattcctccaaaatctcctttTTCAATTCCTCATCCCTAGGTACCACGACACGATTTCGAAACTTCAGGATTCCAGCAGGACTTAGATTGAAATTAGGTAACTCCCCTTTTTCCATCTTCCCTATCCACTTTTGTACCATTGGGTCCTTCACTTGACCCTCTTTGATTCGTTCCATCAATGCCgatttcacctcaatatttccaaaaatcaccctCTTCGATTCTAAACGGGGTTTCCACTCACAGACATCTTCCAACAGGCTCCACTCTCTCACTAGggaacttgctagttgagctttccggcttaaagcatctgctacaacgttggcctttccaggatggtagttaattgtacaatcataatcctctaagaactctacccaccgacgttgtcttaggtttaactccttttgagaaaacagatacttaaggctcttatgatcCGTATAAACCTCAAAAGTTACACCATAAAGATAATGtcgccatttcttcaaagcgaATACTACAGCTGCAAGCTCtaaatcatgggtcggataattctgctcatgaggttttaatTTCCGAGATgcataggcaatcacattcctacTCTGCATCAACACACATCCTAGCCCTTCTTTCGAAACATCGGTATAAACCGTATAGCAATCACTTCCACTAGGCAAAGCTAAAACTGGAGCCACAGTTAATTGcttcttaagctcttggaaactactttcacacttaacatcccaaatatactttccCTGCTTCTTGGTCAAGTTAGTCAAGGGTCCTGCAATTCTCgagaaattctttataaatctgcggtagtaccctgctaagcctagaaaacttcgcacctctgtAGGATTTTCTGGCCGCTTCCACTTAGCCGGGTCTACAGCAAGGCCATCTTTCGAAATTATGTGACCTAGAAATGCCAcactttccaaccaaaattcacacttactgaacttagcgaacaattggtgctctcttagggtttgtagtACTATCCGCAAatgttgttcatgctcctcccttgaCCTCGAATACACtaagatatcatcaatgaacaccactacaaacctatccaagtaaggtttgaacactcgatgcatcaaacccatgaatgccgctggggcattggttaaaccaaaaggcatcactgcgaactcaaaatgcccatatcgagtatTAAAtgccgtttttggcacatcctcctttctaattctcaactgatagtacccttgtcgcagatccaacttagaaaacactacagccccttgtaactgatcaaacaactcatcgatgtggggcaaaggatacttattcttaatggttACTGCATTCAATCCTCGATAGTCAATGcacaaccttaaactcccgtctttcttcttaacaaataacactggagctccccacggaGACTCGCTCTCATGAATAAATCCTCGTTCTAGCAAGTCCTGCAGTTGCACCTTCAACTCCTTaagctcagcaggtgccataCGATAAGGAGTTTTAGAGATGGGAGTGGTTCCAGGTACTAaatcaaccttaaattcaatctccctttcGGGCGGCAAAGACTCCAACTCTTCCGGAAATACGTCCGGGTATTCACTGATTACTGGCATGTCTTCCACCTTAATCTTTTCTCCCGGAGTATTAATTAGAAAAGCTAGATAACCACGAGCCCcacgactaagcaatttcctagcccttatACCGGAAATAAGCGCAGAAGAGGCTATCATACCCCTCACATCAAGCTTTAGAGTTGCCTCTCCCGGTATACAAAATTTGACTACTTTCATCTtacaatctacccgagcatggtaatgagctagccaatccatacctaggataacatcgtaccccttaatggctagactaatAAGATCCACTACCAATTTTCGttcaccaacccaaatatcacaattcTTATACACCTCATTTGCCAGCAAGatttgattacccgtaggtgttcttacctctaagtcataaggtaacttttcaactttcaaatcaattccaaaCATGAATGCAGGATCAACAAAAGAGTGAGTAGCACCGGGATCTATCAAAATTCTGGCTAACCGGTGaaaaacaggaatcgtaccttctaccacctcCGTTGGTTCAGGCACGGATTGTTGGTCCAGCGAATATACTCTAGCCGGAACCCTCGACCTTGCCCCTCCAGCATTGGTCGGTTTTGGGTTTGACCTGGCAGTCGATTGGGTGTCACTAATCATCGGGCAGTTGACTATCTGGTGTTCCGTACTTCCACATCTTAGGCACTTCCGAGCCTTTCTCCAACATTCATCCTTAGTATGGTTCGGTTTTCCACAATATCCGCATGTTACTCGGGGAGTAGAGGTCTGGCCTCCCTGCGGAATTCCTCTACCTTGTCCTCTACCAACTGGGCCTCCCCTTTGGGCACCTCCCCTCTGGGTACCTCCTCTCGGAGCGCCTCCCCTAGATGCGCTCGAAAaccgtccacctccagccccaCGACCAGACTTGGCAGGTGGTGCATTTTGATCACTACGCACAGACCCTTGAACTCCACTAGATCCTCATTTTCGTTTGGCGTGGAAATTCTTCATGTGGGCCCTAGCAGTTTCTATCCTTTGGGCCTTTTCCAagacctccgtaaacgtattgaTCTGAGCTGCCGCTAAGGCTTCCTGTAATTCCACATTTAGCCCTTGTATAAACCTCCGTACTTTCCTTGGCTCCGTAGCAATCAGCTCGGGAGCGAATTTAGACAATTtggtaaactgagtctcatactcagttacactcaTCATTCCTTGACGAAGtttaatgaaatcgtcctctcGTTTCTCTTGGACAATAGGAGGAAGATATTTCTCGTTAAAATCCCGCACAAAGTTTAGCCAAGTCCATACAGTTCCTTCTCTCTCCCATTTGGCCCTTACTACGTTCCACCAGGCCCTAGCTGGTCCCTCGAACTGAAATACAGCAAATTGAACCTGTCTCTCCTCCGTATAGTTCAGGGCAgtaaaaatatttatcatggccTCAAGCCACTTCTCAGCCTCATACGGGTCTGGTCCTCCTAAGAATTTAGGTGGAGAGAATTTCTGGAATctctccaaggctctatccTGCCACAAATCAGGATAACTAGATAAGGTACGACTCATATATCGCGTTGCAACAAGATAACTAGAGACAAGTAAACACGTAAGAAACAAGCACTTTATTTACATAACAAACTGGTCATATATACAGGCCAACAGGTCACATAGTCATAGGCTATCACagccaaggaacatagaacaaaagatatttacatccaccgtgacacgtttaaaacaaaaacaaaagaagacgTGTCGTGCCACTATGTCCCTAACTATCCCACAAAAACTCCTCAAACCTCAATCCTAACAAGTGGTCTGGCTAGACGCCGACCCAACTGACTCCGAAGACGCACTCAACTCCTCCTCCGagtcctcctcaggatcctcctcagAAGCATCGGGAACGGCAGGAGCCACAGGCGCTTGGCCATCTCCGGCCAAGTCCTGGAGCACATCGTCAACTAACGCCTCACACTTAGTCAGAATACGACCAGTCCGATCTCGTACATCTCCAACTACTCGCATCAGACATCCAGTCGCCATCTGAGCCTGCTCGCGGAAAGCATCGgtccgctgctgctcctccagAACCGAGGCCTCCAACTCTCGGATCCGGACTCCCTGGTCTCGTAGTGTAGCTCGAAGACGATCTATCTCTGTATAGCACCTACGATTGGTGCTACCCAATCGCCTCCGCTCGTCGTCCACAGCGAGCACCACTCGGTCAGGataggagtaggtcttccagcaaTCGCAGCGCCGGAACTTGCGCGCTGGGGACCACCTCTGTACCGGCCCACCAGGAACCTCCTGGTAGGCATGGCCACGGTTCCAGAACCGCCGATTCTGGTTCCAGAACCGCCGGTTCTGGTTCTTCAAAGAGGTAGAACCAGAACCGCACCATATAAgatggttctggttctggttccagaaccggcggttctggttcttcaaagaggtagaaccagaaccgcatagtTCTGATTTCGATTCCTTATGGTTCCGGTTCCGGTTCCGGTTCCGTATGGTTGTTTCTTTCTTCCGTAGAGAGCCCCCGAgagcaaaaattgaagaagctcCCTTTTTTTCTTCGAATACAAGCTTTTTCTTTGGAGCCCTTCTTTGCAATTTTTTCCTCTTGGATCCGTTGAGAGCTTGGTCAAAAGGTTGTGGTGGATCATGATGATCATCATGATGTctctacttttattattttttatattaattatttttaatttttttaacggTTCTGGAACCggcggttctggttctggttctaTTTTTTAGAGAACCAGAACCGGAACCTTTATCCAAGGTTCTACTACGGTTCTGGTTCCACGGTTCTGGTTCCGGTTCTGGTCCGGTTCCAAACGGTCCGGTTCCGGTCCGATTCCCGGTTCCAAATGGAACCATGGCCATGCCTACCTCCTGGTATGTAATCACGCGTGAGACGGGCCCCTCCAGATAGGGCTCGCCAGTAGGAGCGTCCAATGGTATGTCAGTAGGTACGGGCTGGGACGGCCCCGCACCCCCGGTAGCGTCAGCATCCGCCATCACCTATGTTTGCAAATAACATTGCAAAAGTAAGTACGCATCACGAAGAAAACAAGGCTAAAGGCTAAACTCAAGGATAAAACCCTAGCCTATCATATCAAGCACTCAATCTACCTAGATCAATcataacctaggctctgataccacctgtgacgaccccacctccccctaaggcgtaccagagggttcggcggaccgcctgcccagctctcgccaggactcactcactcgaatcaCGTGCACACAACCATGAACCATagataacattcacaattcaagcttataatttacattgatcgAATTCAGGGTACAAAGTCTCGATATCTTAAACTAGTTCAaaagtatacaatccaagtaccaAAATGTTCCATTctaggaatagcgcgagtacaaaaccaaaattcaaaacaaagtctaaagtaactagactacgctagcctttaCACTTCTCACGCTTctctcgtacccctgtaaggaaaacaaactaatagggtgagccgaaggccagtgaagttccaaatataaAATTGGCCAACAAAGCGAAGAATAACAtagtaatagtgaaatagcgagcaaacaagtcaaatcaaGGGAAAAGTACTTCAACTAGCCAAGTAATATCATGTTCGCATTCATATATAAGGATACAGTATTCACGTCTCGGTTCTATTCCAGCTTGATCAATTAGtagtcgacactccgtcaactttcaaataataacaaatccaaaataaaactTCACTACACGCCAATccccgtccaccaatcaaccccccttttttttttcgggcccgcacgccacacgaaacacgggtggtaatactcgagtataccggatcGCCGAGGAGATAACAATCCACTCGACTTAACTagtgacccagggttcgttatctaatcgaccaggcccttgccggctcgactcgattaactagcctcagggtttctggaattccaggcaataTATATTTCAAGTACATGTAAAACAAGTCAAGTATATTCAAGTCAAGTCAAGTATATCCAATAGCAAGAACAAGTTATTTTAaggcaagtgcggtaaagtacacccttgccctatcATTCATTTTCACGTATTCATACAAGTCAAGTAGGGGGCACACGTAACAAGTACAATCgaatatttggaagcactcaccacaaTGGTGCTCCTAGTTCTCGCGTCgaggtggtactccgggtttggagtccaaatctgcgagaaaatttcagtttgagaactttgaaacacgagtagaATTCGAAACTTAAATgttccgttcattaagaatcgaccaattgaaattcatttgaaagacactcgtgaaaacttgctcgcttttcaaatcataaggttttgtaACATAGATGCTTGGAAAtaatacttgagttgaaagtacaaggaaattcaagtttacattggccattaagtcttttcctcaagggtacaagttcggccaagtcttAACATATACACTCGAGACACATAGTAGCAAAGGtactcgctagttcaagtgataatcacttaatcttcactcaagtcgctaatatagttttctagtcctcgagtaaaaattcgggcagcatgccctttgtgtttacctaattttccagccatttaggcttcattatttttctcaaacacaacccaacatcatacatatcaacaatttatgtcaagagccgttccataggctcacaatatcataataataagattcacatcaatagcaagtgcagaaattccatgtagccaaaagacagatttgacgtataaaagcggaaataacttatccgaggctacgcttatcggattaaggcgaaacctatgccctttcgaagctaagatatagaGCTACAATGTtaatgaaggtcacttagtccagtttctaatgtaacttggtcaaattctcgaattactaaaccagaaaccaattcgtcggctatttaaacgcagaacactgtaatggtcataactcagtgtacacaagtccgaatcaggtgttcttagaggcattttgaagctacttcagaacactacaactttaatgttttggcccagagctaaatcagaatggatcctggtcaacaAACgcgataaactggacttaactgaagaaacggactgctgggaaatacttagaacattaagggtattttggacttttcacgtcctacgttgctccgattgagctgaaattttgtaggcacctataaaatgccattccctacaacttttattctttgaactaaggccaattcggcctttatcacatagatacaaattcggacagaatgttgggaaaattttccagattttggaattttgagtttctagtgcaactttccttaatttcttggtctaatcactaccacaacaccttataaaacttcaattgcaacatataagcatcttacaacaatttgggcagaatttccacaagccctagttcatcaaataaattggggaaaacttctaaaacatgctCATCATCCATGATCTCACCACAAGAGCAAGTTGCcaagcttaatttaacaaaattgaaagtaaaacttagagagataagctctcttaccttgactagaagtcactacaagtagcccaagctttctcttccaaaaatcacaccacaagccactagctaatcactcaaggacaagtttaatcggtttactttgtttgttttctcactaagttgttggatttgatgatgaaatggaatgttttcctttgggttttctctcctctctctctcggccagaaccagcagaaatgaagaagaaattggctaagtgttggagttaaatggatGGTAATGATCTTGGTTaagaagccatgaggtggtgacaagtgtcaccaccaccacctctttttttttttctctttctttcttgcctttcttggccactaatttcggtcaagcttgctacaatttaagaagatattatgtacaaaagtcaacaaacttgttgggtaagaaaaatggtggtcaagtagtgcgttcaatcggtaatgcgcgggacccgccggatcgcgccgtttttcttaaaaactcacgtactagggtttttacttcccattcactaaccttatatccttgccactagtcacatattatttctcacttaaaagtcacttttaatccccaaattaattcttactctgtaccgaaaattcatccggctaaaaatcgcgaaaaccctaatttcgctccaaacttgaaaccgaagcgtaaaaccctattttctaggtttatttacacttagagtgaaatatttgggtagtggcctttgataaatactaattttcaaataaaagggtatttttgaggaaaaatacaaggaatttgcgagtcctcacacgcgaggttgagtatatatatattttttttatttttgtttttatttaataataaaattacgtatattatttttatttttttattttttattttcatagtaaaattacgtatatatccttaatattttattatttattaagaaaaaaatattattttatttattttttaaaaaataaaataattattttttatttttttcgagctcgaactcggctcgacttgatttgagtcgagctcgagcttgaaaattgccggctc
Encoded proteins:
- the LOC113782360 gene encoding uncharacterized protein LOC113782360; amino-acid sequence: MSRTLSSYPDLWQDRALERFQKFSPPKFLGGPDPYEAEKWLEAMINIFTALNYTEERQVQFAVFQFEGPARAWWNVVRAKWEREGTVWTWLNFVRDFNEKYLPPIVQEKREDDFIKLRQGMMSVTEYETQFTKLSKFAPELIATEPRKVRRFIQGLNVELQEALAAAQINTFTEVLEKAQRIETARAHMKNFHAKRK